Proteins encoded together in one Phalacrocorax aristotelis chromosome 7, bGulAri2.1, whole genome shotgun sequence window:
- the TSC22D2 gene encoding TSC22 domain family protein 2 isoform X4: MSKMPAKKKSCFQITSVTTAQVASSITEDTESLDDPDESRTEDVSSEIFDVSRATDYGPEDVCERSSSEETLNNVGEAETPGSVSPNLLLDGQLAVAAGGVAAAPPAVAPNGGAVPKSSAVPLPAAAPGTAVAGGSSAQTALPSSGPSASAAPGTMSQTVAAACSSRFRVIKLDHGTGEPYRRGRWTCMEYYDRDSDGGGVLGRTGDCIRHSSTFEQAAQERDSGLGATGGSVVVSAVPTSAHGPDSIADSSLTAVSQLLQTEKMNQSSLQQPNFVIGQQQQPQQPIGGAMPQSTAQPMFSGASVPNQQMMVPQQSQPQVNTQGVAQAGPNGKGMAPPNVTIGQPSIPVAQQQVQQASIPVTQPQQFAYSQSQIPPVHLLPTQPSGQTEYMQHMTIMQSQGAIQQATTGSVPSTVASSLPVGQVTGQNPSPVGAPVIGVSAQPGEAVGQGSGLMQSGQTQASQTAVPQPGGVVQQGIGHTGVVQQKSVTQHQMGGSSQVSGMPGAPHAVVSGVQNVPAVVPGTSVPSVSTTASVTMPNVPVTLVQSQLTSHTSVSRSTSVVQPQHIGHSLMQGTPNVPANLPQSNLGQFQTQAQSLIGQIDDTRRKSEPLPQPPLSLIAENKPLVKPPIPDTLANPLQLPASTPMNSLASSVFGISIPVDGDEDRNPSTAFYQAFHFNKLRESKTFWDRYECLSMECIRAKCIWCKRCCH; encoded by the coding sequence ATGTCCAAGATGCCGGCCAAGAAGAAGAGCTGCTTCCAGATCACCAGCGTGACCACGGCTCAGGTGGCCAGCAGCATCACCGAGGACACCGAGAGCCTGGACGACCCGGATGAGTCCCGCACCGAGGACGTGTCCTCTGAAATCTTTGATGTTTCCCGAGCCACCGATTACGGCCCCGAGGATGTCTGCGAGCGGAGCTCCTCCGAAGAGACTCTCAACAATGTGGGCGAGGCCGAAACTCCTGGCAGCGTCTCTCCTAACCTCCTCTTGGATGGGCAgctggctgtggctgctggtGGGGTGGCTGCAGCTCCGCCAGCTGTGGCACCCAATGGGGGGGCCGTGCCCAAGAGCTCTGCTGTgcccctgccagctgctgcccctggcactgctgtggcaggaggcagcagtgctCAGACCGCCTTGCCCTCTTCGGGGCCTTCCGCATCTGCTGCTCCTGGGACAATGTCTCAGACAGTGGCTGCTGCATGCAGCTCACGCTTCAGGGTGATCAAGCTGGACCATGGTACAGGGGAGCCCTACAGGCGAGGACGATGGACGTGTATGGAGTATTATGACCGGGACTCAGATGGTGGTGGTGTCCTGGGCAGGACTGGAGACTGCATTCGGCACAGCAGCACCTTCGAGCAGGCTGCTCAAGAGAGGGACAGTGGCCTCGGCGCCACAGGAGGTTCTGTTGTGGTCTCAGCTGTACCAACGTCAGCCCATGGCCCCGATTCTATAGCTGACAGTTCCCTGACTGCTGTGTCACAGCTGCTCCAGACAGAGAAAATGAACCAATCCTCTCTACAGCAACCTAATTTTGTCATTGGGCAACAACAGCAGCCGCAACAACCCATAGGTGGGGCCATGCCTCAAAGTACTGCTCAGCCTATGTTTTCTGGGGCTTCGGTACCAAATCAGCAAATGATGGTGCCACAGCAATCGCAGCCACAGGTAAATACGCAGGGTGTTGCGCAGGCTGGACCCAACGGGAAAGGCATGGCACCTCCAAATGTGACAATAGGGCAGCCAAGTATTCCTGTGGCGCAGCAGCAGGTGCAGCAAGCAAGCATACCAGTGACTCAGCCGCAACAATTTGCTTATTCTCAGTCCCAGATTCCACCAGTGCATCTACTGCCGACACAACCTTCTGGTCAGACCGAATACATGCAGCACATGACAATTATGCAGTCTCAAGGAGCTATTCAACAGGCTACTACGGGCTCTGTTCCAAGTACTGTGGCTTCCAGCCTTCCTGTGGGGCAGGTGACCGGCCAAAATCCTTCACCTGTGGGAGCGCCAGTGATTGGGGTGTCAGCGCAGCCTGGTGAAGCAGTCGGACAGGGATCAGGATTAATGCAGAGTGGCCAGACACAAGCTAGTCAAACTGCTGTTCCGCAACCGGGAGGTGTGGTACAGCAAGGCATTGGACATACAGGGGTTGTGCAACAGAAATCTGTGACTCAGCATCAAATGGGTGGAAGCAGTCAAGTGTCCGGAATGCCTGGTGCTCCCCATGCTGTGGTCTCTGGAGTTCAGAACGTGCCTGCGGTTGTGCCCGGTACAAGTGTGCCTAGTGTGTCTACCACCGCTTCTGTTACTATGCCAAACGTCCCTGTTACGCTGGTCCAGTCCCAGCTGACTAGCCACACTTCTGTCAGCCGAAGTACCAGCGTTGTCCAGCCGCAGCACATCGGACACTCATTGATGCAAGGCACGCCTAATGTACCTGCAAATCTGCCACAGTCAAACCTCGGACAGTTTCAGACTCAAGCGCAATCCTTAATAGGCCAGATTGATGATACTAGAAGAAAATCAGAACCCCTACCTCAGCCACCACTTTCTCTTATAGCTGAAAATAAACCTCTTGTGAAGCCTCCCATTCCAGACACTCTAGCGAATCCTCTTCAGTTACCTGCAAGTACTCCTATGAACAGTCTTGCCAGCTCTGTGTTTGGCATATCTATTCCTGTTGATGGTGATGAAGACAG
- the TSC22D2 gene encoding TSC22 domain family protein 2 isoform X3: MSKMPAKKKSCFQITSVTTAQVASSITEDTESLDDPDESRTEDVSSEIFDVSRATDYGPEDVCERSSSEETLNNVGEAETPGSVSPNLLLDGQLAVAAGGVAAAPPAVAPNGGAVPKSSAVPLPAAAPGTAVAGGSSAQTALPSSGPSASAAPGTMSQTVAAACSSRFRVIKLDHGTGEPYRRGRWTCMEYYDRDSDGGGVLGRTGDCIRHSSTFEQAAQERDSGLGATGGSVVVSAVPTSAHGPDSIADSSLTAVSQLLQTEKMNQSSLQQPNFVIGQQQQPQQPIGGAMPQSTAQPMFSGASVPNQQMMVPQQSQPQVNTQGVAQAGPNGKGMAPPNVTIGQPSIPVAQQQVQQASIPVTQPQQFAYSQSQIPPVHLLPTQPSGQTEYMQHMTIMQSQGAIQQATTGSVPSTVASSLPVGQVTGQNPSPVGAPVIGVSAQPGEAVGQGSGLMQSGQTQASQTAVPQPGGVVQQGIGHTGVVQQKSVTQHQMGGSSQVSGMPGAPHAVVSGVQNVPAVVPGTSVPSVSTTASVTMPNVPVTLVQSQLTSHTSVSRSTSVVQPQHIGHSLMQGTPNVPANLPQSNLGQFQTQAQSLIGQIDDTRRKSEPLPQPPLSLIAENKPLVKPPIPDTLANPLQLPASTPMNSLASSVFGISIPVDGDEDRTLLQSGKIFLNSIPAVQSACRSSAGIRQLHSTKRSISTSYVSQRPSGIVHLVQALLPLTTK; this comes from the coding sequence ATGTCCAAGATGCCGGCCAAGAAGAAGAGCTGCTTCCAGATCACCAGCGTGACCACGGCTCAGGTGGCCAGCAGCATCACCGAGGACACCGAGAGCCTGGACGACCCGGATGAGTCCCGCACCGAGGACGTGTCCTCTGAAATCTTTGATGTTTCCCGAGCCACCGATTACGGCCCCGAGGATGTCTGCGAGCGGAGCTCCTCCGAAGAGACTCTCAACAATGTGGGCGAGGCCGAAACTCCTGGCAGCGTCTCTCCTAACCTCCTCTTGGATGGGCAgctggctgtggctgctggtGGGGTGGCTGCAGCTCCGCCAGCTGTGGCACCCAATGGGGGGGCCGTGCCCAAGAGCTCTGCTGTgcccctgccagctgctgcccctggcactgctgtggcaggaggcagcagtgctCAGACCGCCTTGCCCTCTTCGGGGCCTTCCGCATCTGCTGCTCCTGGGACAATGTCTCAGACAGTGGCTGCTGCATGCAGCTCACGCTTCAGGGTGATCAAGCTGGACCATGGTACAGGGGAGCCCTACAGGCGAGGACGATGGACGTGTATGGAGTATTATGACCGGGACTCAGATGGTGGTGGTGTCCTGGGCAGGACTGGAGACTGCATTCGGCACAGCAGCACCTTCGAGCAGGCTGCTCAAGAGAGGGACAGTGGCCTCGGCGCCACAGGAGGTTCTGTTGTGGTCTCAGCTGTACCAACGTCAGCCCATGGCCCCGATTCTATAGCTGACAGTTCCCTGACTGCTGTGTCACAGCTGCTCCAGACAGAGAAAATGAACCAATCCTCTCTACAGCAACCTAATTTTGTCATTGGGCAACAACAGCAGCCGCAACAACCCATAGGTGGGGCCATGCCTCAAAGTACTGCTCAGCCTATGTTTTCTGGGGCTTCGGTACCAAATCAGCAAATGATGGTGCCACAGCAATCGCAGCCACAGGTAAATACGCAGGGTGTTGCGCAGGCTGGACCCAACGGGAAAGGCATGGCACCTCCAAATGTGACAATAGGGCAGCCAAGTATTCCTGTGGCGCAGCAGCAGGTGCAGCAAGCAAGCATACCAGTGACTCAGCCGCAACAATTTGCTTATTCTCAGTCCCAGATTCCACCAGTGCATCTACTGCCGACACAACCTTCTGGTCAGACCGAATACATGCAGCACATGACAATTATGCAGTCTCAAGGAGCTATTCAACAGGCTACTACGGGCTCTGTTCCAAGTACTGTGGCTTCCAGCCTTCCTGTGGGGCAGGTGACCGGCCAAAATCCTTCACCTGTGGGAGCGCCAGTGATTGGGGTGTCAGCGCAGCCTGGTGAAGCAGTCGGACAGGGATCAGGATTAATGCAGAGTGGCCAGACACAAGCTAGTCAAACTGCTGTTCCGCAACCGGGAGGTGTGGTACAGCAAGGCATTGGACATACAGGGGTTGTGCAACAGAAATCTGTGACTCAGCATCAAATGGGTGGAAGCAGTCAAGTGTCCGGAATGCCTGGTGCTCCCCATGCTGTGGTCTCTGGAGTTCAGAACGTGCCTGCGGTTGTGCCCGGTACAAGTGTGCCTAGTGTGTCTACCACCGCTTCTGTTACTATGCCAAACGTCCCTGTTACGCTGGTCCAGTCCCAGCTGACTAGCCACACTTCTGTCAGCCGAAGTACCAGCGTTGTCCAGCCGCAGCACATCGGACACTCATTGATGCAAGGCACGCCTAATGTACCTGCAAATCTGCCACAGTCAAACCTCGGACAGTTTCAGACTCAAGCGCAATCCTTAATAGGCCAGATTGATGATACTAGAAGAAAATCAGAACCCCTACCTCAGCCACCACTTTCTCTTATAGCTGAAAATAAACCTCTTGTGAAGCCTCCCATTCCAGACACTCTAGCGAATCCTCTTCAGTTACCTGCAAGTACTCCTATGAACAGTCTTGCCAGCTCTGTGTTTGGCATATCTATTCCTGTTGATGGTGATGAAGACAG
- the TSC22D2 gene encoding TSC22 domain family protein 2 isoform X5 gives MSKMPAKKKSCFQITSVTTAQVASSITEDTESLDDPDESRTEDVSSEIFDVSRATDYGPEDVCERSSSEETLNNVGEAETPGSVSPNLLLDGQLAVAAGGVAAAPPAVAPNGGAVPKSSAVPLPAAAPGTAVAGGSSAQTALPSSGPSASAAPGTMSQTVAAACSSRFRVIKLDHGTGEPYRRGRWTCMEYYDRDSDGGGVLGRTGDCIRHSSTFEQAAQERDSGLGATGGSVVVSAVPTSAHGPDSIADSSLTAVSQLLQTEKMNQSSLQQPNFVIGQQQQPQQPIGGAMPQSTAQPMFSGASVPNQQMMVPQQSQPQVNTQGVAQAGPNGKGMAPPNVTIGQPSIPVAQQQVQQASIPVTQPQQFAYSQSQIPPVHLLPTQPSGQTEYMQHMTIMQSQGAIQQATTGSVPSTVASSLPVGQVTGQNPSPVGAPVIGVSAQPGEAVGQGSGLMQSGQTQASQTAVPQPGGVVQQGIGHTGVVQQKSVTQHQMGGSSQVSGMPGAPHAVVSGVQNVPAVVPGTSVPSVSTTASVTMPNVPVTLVQSQLTSHTSVSRSTSVVQPQHIGHSLMQGTPNVPANLPQSNLGQFQTQAQSLIGQIDDTRRKSEPLPQPPLSLIAENKPLVKPPIPDTLANPLQLPASTPMNSLASSVFGISIPVDGDEDRTLLQSGKIFLNSIPAVQSACRSSAVHLVQALLPLTTK, from the coding sequence ATGTCCAAGATGCCGGCCAAGAAGAAGAGCTGCTTCCAGATCACCAGCGTGACCACGGCTCAGGTGGCCAGCAGCATCACCGAGGACACCGAGAGCCTGGACGACCCGGATGAGTCCCGCACCGAGGACGTGTCCTCTGAAATCTTTGATGTTTCCCGAGCCACCGATTACGGCCCCGAGGATGTCTGCGAGCGGAGCTCCTCCGAAGAGACTCTCAACAATGTGGGCGAGGCCGAAACTCCTGGCAGCGTCTCTCCTAACCTCCTCTTGGATGGGCAgctggctgtggctgctggtGGGGTGGCTGCAGCTCCGCCAGCTGTGGCACCCAATGGGGGGGCCGTGCCCAAGAGCTCTGCTGTgcccctgccagctgctgcccctggcactgctgtggcaggaggcagcagtgctCAGACCGCCTTGCCCTCTTCGGGGCCTTCCGCATCTGCTGCTCCTGGGACAATGTCTCAGACAGTGGCTGCTGCATGCAGCTCACGCTTCAGGGTGATCAAGCTGGACCATGGTACAGGGGAGCCCTACAGGCGAGGACGATGGACGTGTATGGAGTATTATGACCGGGACTCAGATGGTGGTGGTGTCCTGGGCAGGACTGGAGACTGCATTCGGCACAGCAGCACCTTCGAGCAGGCTGCTCAAGAGAGGGACAGTGGCCTCGGCGCCACAGGAGGTTCTGTTGTGGTCTCAGCTGTACCAACGTCAGCCCATGGCCCCGATTCTATAGCTGACAGTTCCCTGACTGCTGTGTCACAGCTGCTCCAGACAGAGAAAATGAACCAATCCTCTCTACAGCAACCTAATTTTGTCATTGGGCAACAACAGCAGCCGCAACAACCCATAGGTGGGGCCATGCCTCAAAGTACTGCTCAGCCTATGTTTTCTGGGGCTTCGGTACCAAATCAGCAAATGATGGTGCCACAGCAATCGCAGCCACAGGTAAATACGCAGGGTGTTGCGCAGGCTGGACCCAACGGGAAAGGCATGGCACCTCCAAATGTGACAATAGGGCAGCCAAGTATTCCTGTGGCGCAGCAGCAGGTGCAGCAAGCAAGCATACCAGTGACTCAGCCGCAACAATTTGCTTATTCTCAGTCCCAGATTCCACCAGTGCATCTACTGCCGACACAACCTTCTGGTCAGACCGAATACATGCAGCACATGACAATTATGCAGTCTCAAGGAGCTATTCAACAGGCTACTACGGGCTCTGTTCCAAGTACTGTGGCTTCCAGCCTTCCTGTGGGGCAGGTGACCGGCCAAAATCCTTCACCTGTGGGAGCGCCAGTGATTGGGGTGTCAGCGCAGCCTGGTGAAGCAGTCGGACAGGGATCAGGATTAATGCAGAGTGGCCAGACACAAGCTAGTCAAACTGCTGTTCCGCAACCGGGAGGTGTGGTACAGCAAGGCATTGGACATACAGGGGTTGTGCAACAGAAATCTGTGACTCAGCATCAAATGGGTGGAAGCAGTCAAGTGTCCGGAATGCCTGGTGCTCCCCATGCTGTGGTCTCTGGAGTTCAGAACGTGCCTGCGGTTGTGCCCGGTACAAGTGTGCCTAGTGTGTCTACCACCGCTTCTGTTACTATGCCAAACGTCCCTGTTACGCTGGTCCAGTCCCAGCTGACTAGCCACACTTCTGTCAGCCGAAGTACCAGCGTTGTCCAGCCGCAGCACATCGGACACTCATTGATGCAAGGCACGCCTAATGTACCTGCAAATCTGCCACAGTCAAACCTCGGACAGTTTCAGACTCAAGCGCAATCCTTAATAGGCCAGATTGATGATACTAGAAGAAAATCAGAACCCCTACCTCAGCCACCACTTTCTCTTATAGCTGAAAATAAACCTCTTGTGAAGCCTCCCATTCCAGACACTCTAGCGAATCCTCTTCAGTTACCTGCAAGTACTCCTATGAACAGTCTTGCCAGCTCTGTGTTTGGCATATCTATTCCTGTTGATGGTGATGAAGACAG